One window of the Chryseobacterium sp. CY350 genome contains the following:
- a CDS encoding DUF6261 family protein, whose protein sequence is MKITLSKLSTKDLATLCQRSINTSESGNFAVISNHPLLTELQTMYSEYDEVYTKQIYSGKGVNVAEADRQRDNAFRVLKNFLNGYRKMTTVNHYQFAEDVYQIFKLYGIDMDKESYSTQTAQMKKLIEDLEKQENIQKLNALSSFSAFSEMKSKHETFEQIFAEQAHANSTLRQMKSASAIRRDLEKSLKSFLNLITAMKDIPEWKLLYADINELVKAAKNSSVKLSEKKVDSNHVD, encoded by the coding sequence ATGAAAATTACATTATCAAAATTGAGTACCAAAGATTTGGCTACGCTTTGTCAGAGAAGTATCAATACTTCGGAATCAGGAAATTTCGCTGTCATCAGCAATCATCCTTTGCTTACAGAATTGCAGACCATGTATTCAGAATATGATGAGGTTTATACTAAACAGATCTACAGCGGTAAAGGCGTTAATGTTGCAGAAGCAGACAGACAGAGAGACAACGCCTTTAGAGTGCTGAAAAATTTCCTAAACGGTTATCGAAAAATGACCACCGTAAATCATTATCAGTTTGCAGAAGATGTATATCAGATTTTCAAACTTTATGGGATAGATATGGATAAAGAGAGCTATTCAACTCAGACCGCTCAAATGAAAAAACTTATCGAAGATTTAGAAAAACAAGAGAATATTCAAAAACTAAACGCACTTTCATCATTTTCTGCTTTTAGTGAAATGAAATCTAAGCATGAAACTTTTGAACAAATATTTGCCGAACAGGCTCATGCAAATTCAACTCTTCGACAGATGAAAAGTGCATCCGCAATCCGCAGAGATTTAGAAAAATCTTTAAAGTCTTTCCTCAACCTCATCACTGCAATGAAAGACATCCCAGAGTGGAAACTTTTGTATGCGGATATCAATGAGTTGGTAAAGGCAGCAAAAAATTCTTCAGTTAAATTATCTGAGAAGAAAGTCGACAGTAATCATGTTGATTAA
- a CDS encoding SDR family NAD(P)-dependent oxidoreductase — MKSENNLEKRSLRGKTVVVTGGSSGVGRATVEAFALEGCNIVIAARGQEALDETLNLCNELEVKAIAVPTDVSKAEEVDNLVKRAILEFGRIDIWVNNAGVMASGKFEEIPMSLHEQVIKTNLFGYMHGAYSVLPVFKEQNEGILINNVSIGGFMPAPYSAVYSSTKFGIRGMMECLQGEISDFADIHIANLYPQIQRSTGNSHSAKYSGLDFKVPPFASDPRDTASKIVQLAKQPQKDLFPDFTSRALVNIYGMFPKMIINTASAGMRMMMKLKNGEPTSGNVLQASSEPHQIYGETSLPVPSKKTKMAVVAGVTLGLAYMFFTSRSSKK; from the coding sequence ATGAAATCAGAAAATAATTTAGAAAAAAGAAGTCTTCGAGGTAAAACTGTAGTCGTTACGGGCGGAAGCAGCGGAGTCGGAAGAGCTACTGTGGAAGCTTTTGCACTGGAAGGTTGCAATATCGTAATTGCGGCGCGCGGACAGGAAGCACTGGATGAAACATTAAATCTCTGCAACGAACTAGAAGTAAAAGCCATTGCCGTACCTACGGATGTTTCTAAAGCTGAAGAAGTGGATAATCTGGTTAAAAGAGCAATCTTAGAATTTGGACGAATAGATATTTGGGTAAATAACGCGGGAGTAATGGCAAGCGGTAAATTTGAAGAAATTCCTATGTCGCTTCACGAGCAGGTCATCAAAACCAACCTTTTCGGTTATATGCACGGAGCGTACAGCGTGCTTCCTGTTTTCAAAGAACAGAATGAAGGAATACTGATCAATAACGTATCTATCGGCGGTTTCATGCCTGCGCCTTACAGTGCGGTGTATTCTTCTACGAAATTCGGAATCCGTGGAATGATGGAATGTCTTCAGGGTGAAATTTCAGATTTTGCAGACATTCATATTGCTAATTTATATCCTCAAATACAGCGTTCCACGGGAAATTCGCATTCCGCAAAATATTCCGGGTTAGATTTTAAAGTTCCACCATTTGCGTCTGATCCACGAGACACAGCTTCTAAAATTGTACAGCTGGCGAAGCAGCCTCAAAAAGATCTTTTTCCCGATTTTACATCAAGAGCATTAGTCAATATTTACGGCATGTTCCCTAAAATGATCATCAACACAGCTTCCGCAGGAATGCGAATGATGATGAAGCTTAAAAATGGAGAACCCACATCTGGTAACGTTCTTCAGGCATCATCTGAACCTCATCAGATCTACGGAGAAACCTCTCTACCAGTTCCAAGTAAGAAAACTAAAATGGCAGTGGTAGCCGGAGTTACGTTAGGATTAGCGTATATGTTTTTCACTTCCAGAAGTTCTAAAAAATAA
- a CDS encoding 2-dehydro-3-deoxyphosphooctonate aldolase, translating to MKKLLFIPLLLFALSSCGTANTSSNKILESSKDSTYGFTEKNPIKVGGIGSGPHNERNYLNSLTGPNGEKVSYERRGSCCEFKSHNSPFGMGLLDKYAVTYEGKNDTVTVYLNMYDKAQTMAPLGFKINK from the coding sequence ATGAAAAAACTGCTTTTTATTCCACTGCTGTTATTCGCATTGTCATCATGCGGAACTGCAAATACTTCATCAAATAAAATTCTAGAATCCTCTAAAGATTCTACCTATGGCTTTACAGAAAAGAATCCCATAAAAGTCGGAGGCATTGGTAGCGGTCCTCATAATGAAAGAAATTATCTAAACTCACTTACCGGACCCAACGGTGAAAAAGTTTCTTATGAAAGACGTGGAAGCTGTTGCGAGTTTAAATCTCATAACAGTCCGTTTGGGATGGGATTGCTGGATAAATATGCAGTAACCTATGAGGGAAAAAACGACACTGTCACAGTTTATCTCAATATGTATGACAAAGCACAAACAATGGCTCCTTTAGGATTTAAAATCAATAAATGA
- a CDS encoding M23 family metallopeptidase, with amino-acid sequence MLQRLILSFITIFSFASCESQIIPTQRLEQFTLEKIEQNYKNDTLFLRIENPLFCPLRFRVFSSYLKDENIIDDTLKVTIGDKSFAEFKIFAKDIDVNKVNFRFDGLLGDESSKIMSTNLALPFVKGKRYLIMQGQKGNLSHNDNYSRYAIDFSMPVGETVVAADDGYVVGVIKDYEFGGNDRKWIPYANFITIYHPESGLFTQYVHLKQNGSFVKVGDAVKRDQPIGLSGITGYTTAAHLHFNVLVPKKGKSLVSVPFVFEKNIKGEDLRENMSVKK; translated from the coding sequence ATGCTTCAAAGGTTAATTCTATCATTTATCACTATATTCTCATTTGCTTCGTGTGAAAGCCAGATAATTCCCACACAACGCCTTGAGCAATTTACTTTAGAAAAGATTGAACAAAACTATAAGAACGATACGCTTTTTTTACGAATAGAAAATCCCCTGTTTTGCCCATTGAGATTTAGAGTTTTCTCAAGTTATCTTAAAGATGAAAATATTATTGATGATACTCTAAAAGTGACTATAGGAGATAAATCATTTGCAGAATTCAAAATTTTCGCAAAAGATATCGATGTTAATAAGGTGAATTTTCGATTCGACGGTTTATTGGGAGACGAAAGCAGTAAGATAATGAGTACTAATTTGGCACTTCCTTTTGTGAAAGGTAAACGTTATCTGATTATGCAGGGACAGAAAGGAAATCTCAGTCATAATGATAACTATTCAAGATACGCGATTGACTTCAGTATGCCTGTCGGAGAAACTGTAGTAGCAGCTGATGATGGTTATGTAGTTGGTGTCATAAAAGATTATGAATTTGGAGGAAATGACAGAAAATGGATTCCTTATGCCAATTTTATCACCATTTATCATCCAGAAAGTGGTTTATTCACTCAATATGTTCATTTGAAACAGAATGGAAGTTTTGTAAAAGTAGGTGATGCAGTTAAAAGAGATCAGCCGATAGGATTAAGCGGAATTACAGGATATACAACCGCGGCGCACCTCCATTTTAATGTGCTTGTTCCAAAAAAAGGAAAGTCACTCGTTTCAGTTCCATTTGTGTTCGAGAAAAACATAAAAGGAGAAGATTTAAGAGAAAATATGAGCGTGAAAAAATAG
- a CDS encoding SDR family NAD(P)-dependent oxidoreductase, with protein MDTKKVWLVTGASKGLGLTLVKKLLAEGHSVAATSRNITELQKAISEENATFLPLEVDLINGNSIENAVSKSIEKFGKLDVVVNNAGYGQLGTLEELTDLESRQNFDTNVFGSLNIIRKTIPYLREQKSGFIINIASIGGLTGEFAGWGIYCATKFAVVGFTEALAAEVKEFGVNATVVYPGYFRTDFLTGGSLRTPKSEINEYTVARELQIAHEKDINGNQPGDPEKAAVALIKLVAMENPPVHLVLGSDAFSIAGNKLNALQNEISEFKTLSTSTDY; from the coding sequence ATGGACACAAAAAAAGTATGGCTAGTGACAGGAGCTTCGAAAGGTTTAGGTTTAACCTTGGTAAAAAAATTATTGGCGGAAGGTCATTCAGTAGCGGCAACTTCGAGAAACATTACTGAACTTCAAAAAGCGATAAGTGAGGAAAACGCAACATTTCTACCGTTAGAAGTTGATCTCATCAATGGAAATTCTATTGAAAATGCAGTTTCAAAATCAATAGAAAAATTTGGAAAACTGGATGTCGTGGTGAATAACGCCGGATACGGACAATTGGGAACCTTGGAAGAACTGACAGATTTGGAAAGCCGTCAAAATTTTGACACCAATGTTTTCGGATCTTTAAATATCATCAGAAAAACGATTCCTTATTTAAGAGAACAGAAAAGCGGCTTCATTATCAATATTGCTTCTATTGGCGGACTGACGGGAGAATTTGCAGGTTGGGGAATCTATTGCGCTACAAAGTTTGCCGTTGTAGGATTTACAGAAGCTTTGGCAGCGGAAGTGAAAGAATTCGGCGTGAATGCTACTGTAGTTTATCCAGGATATTTCAGAACTGATTTTCTAACTGGCGGTTCGCTAAGAACTCCTAAATCTGAAATTAATGAATATACAGTCGCAAGAGAATTGCAGATTGCTCATGAAAAAGACATCAACGGTAATCAGCCGGGAGATCCTGAAAAAGCAGCTGTAGCGCTGATAAAATTGGTCGCAATGGAAAATCCGCCTGTACATTTGGTTTTAGGTTCTGATGCATTCAGCATTGCCGGAAACAAATTAAATGCGCTTCAAAACGAAATTTCTGAGTTTAAAACGCTAAGTACATCTACAGATTATTAA
- a CDS encoding helix-turn-helix domain-containing protein, whose translation MTNRKLYTIDTISEFHRISGLPKPQHPLISLVDYSLVEYQIEESEISWVQDLYFMGFKRDLQGKLHYGQSQYDFDEGLMCFIAPRQVVKMVISKYETKPSGYLLAFHPDFIWNTPLAKTIHNYKFFGYDVNEALFLSEKEEETLIGLFKGIEKEYQSGIDQFTQNIIISQIEVILNYCERFYQRQFITRKKTNHQVLEKLEIILEDFFNENMIDKGLPTANYIAEQLNISTNYLGSLLKQLTGQTTQQHIHEKLIEKAKEKLSTTNLSVSEIAYELGFEHSQSFSKLFKAKTDISPLEFRKSFN comes from the coding sequence ATGACTAACAGAAAATTATATACCATCGATACGATCTCGGAATTTCACAGAATTTCCGGCTTGCCAAAACCTCAACATCCGCTCATAAGCCTTGTAGATTACAGTTTGGTGGAATATCAGATTGAAGAATCGGAAATCAGCTGGGTTCAGGATTTGTATTTTATGGGTTTTAAAAGAGATCTTCAGGGGAAACTGCATTATGGGCAGAGTCAGTACGATTTTGATGAAGGTTTGATGTGTTTTATTGCGCCGAGGCAAGTCGTGAAAATGGTAATCAGCAAATATGAAACAAAACCTTCAGGCTATCTTTTGGCATTTCATCCCGATTTTATCTGGAATACACCTTTGGCAAAGACCATTCATAATTATAAATTCTTTGGATATGATGTGAACGAAGCTTTGTTTCTTTCCGAAAAAGAGGAAGAAACGTTAATCGGACTTTTCAAAGGCATTGAAAAAGAATATCAGTCGGGAATTGATCAGTTTACTCAGAATATTATCATCTCTCAGATCGAGGTGATCTTAAATTATTGCGAAAGATTTTATCAAAGACAATTCATTACCAGAAAAAAAACCAATCATCAGGTTTTGGAAAAATTAGAAATAATTCTTGAAGATTTTTTTAATGAAAATATGATTGACAAAGGTTTGCCAACTGCCAATTATATCGCAGAACAATTGAATATTTCAACCAATTATTTAGGCAGTTTATTAAAACAATTAACTGGACAAACCACGCAACAGCACATCCACGAAAAACTGATTGAAAAAGCGAAGGAAAAACTTTCTACAACCAATCTTTCCGTAAGTGAAATTGCCTATGAATTGGGATTTGAACATTCACAATCTTTCAGTAAACTGTTTAAAGCTAAAACTGATATTTCGCCTTTGGAATTCAGGAAATCGTTTAATTAA
- a CDS encoding SDR family oxidoreductase — translation MKVFVTGATGFVGTAVVQELLANGHQVLGLARSEESVNKLIAAGAEAHRGDLNDFESLKSGAGNCDAVIHLGFVHDFTRFEEMCKLDGQVIEAIGEALIGTEKPFLITSGTALFSKDGVTIETDRSVNPHPRIATENAADAVAAKGVKVAVVRLSPSVHGKGDIIGFVPTLIRIAKETGKSAVINHGDNVWPAVHRLDAAKLYRLALEKPFESGTRYHAVGEEGIPLKEIASLISERLDVPVVSLTSDESSEHFGWFTHFAKLNNRTSSEVTKSSLGWNPEHPTLLVDMENIYLAENK, via the coding sequence ATGAAAGTATTTGTAACAGGCGCAACAGGTTTTGTAGGAACCGCCGTAGTGCAGGAATTATTAGCGAATGGTCATCAGGTTTTGGGATTGGCACGTTCGGAAGAATCAGTAAATAAATTGATTGCAGCCGGCGCAGAAGCACACCGAGGAGATTTAAATGATTTTGAAAGTTTAAAATCGGGAGCCGGAAATTGCGATGCAGTGATTCATCTAGGTTTCGTTCACGATTTTACCAGGTTTGAAGAAATGTGCAAACTTGACGGACAAGTGATTGAGGCAATCGGTGAAGCCCTAATCGGAACAGAAAAGCCATTTCTCATCACCTCAGGAACGGCACTATTTTCAAAAGACGGAGTTACAATTGAAACTGACCGTTCGGTAAATCCGCATCCGAGAATTGCAACAGAAAATGCAGCAGATGCGGTTGCGGCAAAAGGTGTGAAAGTTGCGGTTGTCAGATTATCACCATCCGTTCACGGCAAAGGTGACATCATCGGTTTTGTCCCGACTTTGATAAGAATTGCAAAAGAAACAGGAAAATCTGCAGTCATCAATCACGGTGACAATGTCTGGCCGGCCGTTCACAGATTAGACGCTGCGAAACTCTACAGATTGGCTCTGGAAAAACCTTTTGAAAGCGGCACAAGATATCACGCTGTCGGAGAAGAGGGAATTCCATTAAAAGAAATCGCAAGTTTGATTTCAGAAAGATTAGATGTTCCGGTTGTTTCTCTCACCAGCGACGAAAGTTCGGAACATTTCGGTTGGTTTACGCATTTTGCAAAGCTTAATAATAGGACATCCAGCGAAGTAACAAAATCCTCATTAGGTTGGAATCCCGAACATCCAACATTATTA